Proteins from a genomic interval of Paenibacillus sp. FSL R5-0623:
- a CDS encoding MFS transporter yields MALLTRNRGALLLLMFNIFLVFTGIGLVVPIMPAYMDLLHITGFTVGLLVAAFSFTQFLFSPLAGRWSDTWGRKKIIVGGMLIFAVSEFMFGAVNAPALLFAARMLGGIGAAMIFPAVMAYTADITTEEERGKGMGLINAAITTGFIIGPGIGGYIADFGIRIPFYAAGVAGLLAAIITMIILPESARSTGEQSKPVAGAAKVKAPGMVAQLLNSYREPYFFSLIIVFVMAFGLANYETVFSLFVDHKFGFTTKDIAFIITFGSIAGAVVQVSLIGWLLNRFGEKMVISVCLLFVAVFVLLTLFVHTYWMILVVTFIVFLGMDILRPAISTQMSKLAQEQQGFVAGLNSAYTSLGNIAGPIVAGALFDVNINYPYVSAAAVLAICFLLSLRVLRGAKAVKQPKAEM; encoded by the coding sequence ATGGCATTACTAACACGGAACAGGGGCGCACTGCTGCTGTTAATGTTTAATATTTTTCTCGTTTTTACAGGTATTGGTCTGGTTGTGCCGATCATGCCTGCGTATATGGATCTACTGCATATCACCGGATTCACGGTTGGATTGCTGGTAGCAGCATTTTCCTTCACCCAGTTTCTGTTCTCCCCGCTTGCGGGTCGTTGGTCGGATACGTGGGGACGTAAAAAAATTATCGTTGGCGGCATGCTGATTTTTGCCGTATCGGAGTTTATGTTTGGTGCTGTCAATGCACCAGCCTTGCTCTTCGCTGCCCGGATGCTTGGTGGTATTGGTGCGGCGATGATCTTCCCGGCGGTTATGGCTTACACCGCAGATATTACAACAGAGGAAGAACGCGGCAAAGGTATGGGATTGATTAATGCAGCGATTACAACCGGATTTATCATCGGTCCGGGAATTGGTGGATACATTGCGGACTTTGGCATTCGAATTCCGTTCTACGCCGCAGGGGTTGCCGGTTTATTGGCAGCGATCATTACAATGATTATCTTGCCTGAATCGGCACGAAGCACAGGAGAGCAAAGTAAACCTGTCGCTGGCGCAGCGAAAGTTAAAGCTCCGGGTATGGTAGCCCAATTGTTGAATTCGTACCGTGAGCCATACTTTTTCAGCTTGATCATTGTGTTTGTTATGGCATTTGGTCTGGCGAACTATGAGACGGTATTTTCATTATTTGTGGATCACAAGTTTGGCTTCACGACTAAAGACATCGCATTTATCATTACATTTGGTTCCATCGCGGGTGCGGTTGTGCAAGTATCCCTGATCGGTTGGTTGCTCAATCGATTTGGTGAAAAGATGGTCATTTCAGTATGTCTGTTATTTGTAGCCGTATTTGTACTGTTGACCTTGTTTGTGCATACGTACTGGATGATTCTCGTCGTAACGTTTATCGTCTTTCTGGGTATGGATATTTTACGTCCGGCGATCAGTACACAGATGTCCAAACTGGCACAAGAACAACAGGGCTTTGTGGCCGGACTGAACTCGGCCTACACCAGTTTGGGGAATATCGCAGGTCCAATCGTAGCTGGAGCACTGTTCGATGTGAATATTAACTATCCTTATGTTTCGGCAGCAGCCGTTTTGGCGATCTGTTTCCTGTTATCTCTACGGGTACTCAGAGGGGCCAAAGCGGTAAAGCAACCGAAGGCTGAAATGTAA
- a CDS encoding PRD domain-containing protein, with protein MIIRQIFNNNVIRAENQVGHEFVVIGNGLGFKKKNGQPVDEDKIEKTFVLKSDKIPQKLIDLIGETSVEYLKLADEIVGHAKQEMGDIFSDNIYISLIDHIQFAITRYRKSVGLKNSLLWQIKKFYKKEFGIGMNAVELIQEQFGIQMDEHEASFIAMHFVNARQDAQGMKQTVEITEVIDDIFNIVTNHYHITLDENSFNYSRFITHLQYFVQRMLSNEQEQFASGDNFLYEQVKDKYSKAFECTQRINQYLEDKFESAMSIDEKVYLTIHIQRVTSRNELLDAE; from the coding sequence ATGATCATCCGTCAGATTTTTAACAACAATGTCATCCGGGCTGAGAACCAGGTTGGTCACGAATTTGTTGTCATTGGCAACGGTCTTGGCTTCAAAAAGAAAAACGGACAGCCCGTGGATGAGGATAAAATCGAAAAAACCTTTGTGCTGAAATCGGATAAAATACCGCAAAAACTCATCGATCTGATTGGGGAAACATCGGTTGAATATTTGAAGTTAGCGGACGAAATTGTGGGTCATGCCAAACAGGAAATGGGCGATATTTTTAGCGATAATATCTATATATCATTGATCGATCATATTCAGTTTGCCATTACCCGGTACCGTAAATCCGTCGGGCTGAAGAATTCCCTTTTGTGGCAGATTAAGAAGTTTTACAAGAAGGAGTTTGGGATTGGCATGAACGCTGTAGAGCTGATTCAGGAACAATTCGGCATACAAATGGATGAACATGAGGCCAGCTTTATTGCCATGCATTTTGTAAACGCTCGTCAAGATGCTCAAGGCATGAAACAAACCGTTGAAATTACGGAAGTTATCGATGATATCTTCAACATTGTGACCAACCATTACCACATCACCCTGGATGAAAATTCATTTAATTATTCTCGGTTTATTACCCATCTTCAATATTTTGTGCAGCGAATGTTGAGTAATGAACAGGAGCAATTTGCTTCTGGAGATAACTTTCTGTATGAGCAGGTGAAGGACAAATATAGCAAGGCATTTGAATGCACGCAACGGATCAATCAGTACCTTGAGGACAAGTTTGAAAGTGCCATGTCCATTGATGAAAAGGTGTATTTGACGATCCATATTCAACGTGTCACTTCCCGTAACGAGCTGCTGGACGCGGAATAA
- a CDS encoding glycoside hydrolase family 1 protein gives MKHTQLKPFPKDFFWGGSTSAYQIEGAWNEDGKGPSVIDMGNHVEGVTDFKVTSDHYHMYKEDVALLAEMGFKAYRFSIAWTRIYPQGAGEVNPKGLAFYDSLINELIKYGIEPIVTMYHFDLPYALEENGGWSNRTTIDAFEQYAKTLYENYGDRVKYWLTINEQNMLILHPGSLGTLDTTLVDPQKTLYQQNHHMLVAQAKAMVLCHEMLPEAKIGPAPNIGVIYPASSKPEDTLAADNYAAIRNWLYLDMAVYGRYNHIAWSYLEEKGYTPIIEDGDMDILAQGNPDFIAFNYYTSQTVGESLNDGNDFSHTGDQHEIVGEPGAYRGSVNPYLQKTEFGWEIDPVGFRSTLRQIYSRYHLPLIVTENGLGAFDKLEEGDVVNDPYRIEFFNKHIEQIQLAITDGVDVFGFCPWSAIDLVSTHQGSSKRYGFIYVDREEFVIKELRRIRKQSFHWYQKLIETNGKVR, from the coding sequence ATGAAACATACTCAACTGAAACCATTCCCTAAAGATTTCTTCTGGGGAGGTTCAACCTCTGCCTATCAGATTGAGGGAGCCTGGAATGAAGATGGTAAAGGCCCTTCTGTTATCGACATGGGCAACCATGTGGAAGGTGTGACCGACTTCAAGGTAACCAGTGATCACTATCATATGTACAAAGAAGATGTGGCGTTGCTGGCTGAAATGGGCTTCAAAGCCTACCGTTTCTCGATCGCATGGACACGCATTTACCCGCAAGGAGCAGGTGAAGTGAATCCCAAGGGGCTCGCCTTTTACGATTCTCTCATTAATGAGTTAATTAAATACGGTATTGAACCCATTGTGACCATGTATCATTTCGATCTTCCTTATGCGCTTGAAGAAAACGGGGGCTGGTCCAACCGTACAACGATTGATGCTTTTGAACAATATGCCAAGACCCTTTATGAGAACTACGGAGATCGGGTCAAATATTGGCTAACCATCAACGAACAAAATATGCTGATCCTGCATCCCGGCTCTCTGGGTACACTGGATACAACACTTGTTGATCCGCAAAAAACACTGTATCAGCAAAATCACCACATGTTGGTTGCTCAAGCCAAAGCCATGGTCCTGTGTCATGAAATGCTGCCTGAAGCCAAGATTGGCCCAGCTCCTAATATCGGTGTAATTTACCCGGCTAGTTCCAAACCAGAAGACACACTCGCGGCTGATAACTATGCTGCCATTCGTAACTGGCTCTATCTCGATATGGCGGTATATGGACGTTATAATCATATTGCCTGGAGTTATCTCGAAGAGAAAGGATATACGCCCATCATTGAAGACGGAGATATGGACATCCTGGCTCAAGGGAACCCTGACTTTATTGCGTTTAATTACTACACTTCCCAGACGGTTGGTGAAAGTCTGAACGATGGTAATGACTTCTCCCATACAGGAGATCAGCATGAAATCGTAGGTGAACCGGGCGCATATAGAGGATCTGTGAATCCCTATCTGCAAAAAACAGAGTTTGGCTGGGAAATTGATCCGGTGGGCTTCCGCTCTACCCTTCGCCAGATCTACTCCCGTTATCATCTGCCATTAATTGTTACGGAAAACGGTCTGGGTGCCTTCGATAAATTGGAGGAAGGTGACGTGGTTAACGATCCATATCGTATTGAATTCTTCAATAAACATATCGAACAGATTCAACTGGCGATTACGGACGGCGTGGATGTGTTTGGCTTCTGCCCTTGGTCTGCGATCGATCTGGTGAGTACACATCAAGGGTCAAGCAAACGTTATGGATTCATCTATGTGGATCGTGAGGAATTCGTTATCAAGGAACTGAGACGTATCCGCAAACAGAGTTTCCACTGGTATCAAAAACTGATTGAAACGAATGGAAAAGTCCGTTAA
- a CDS encoding SRPBCC domain-containing protein: MSNQVEISYRFNAPRELVFKAFTESEHLQNWWGPKGWTFTVAKSDFRSGGVFHYNQKPDDGDTMWVKFVYSEIISSEKIVYTSFFSDEKGDTVRAPFDESWPMKTLNTVLFSEYEGATTIKMIVTPVSPTEEENQAFEASKEMVHTGFTGTFHQLTEYLSKI, translated from the coding sequence ATGTCAAATCAAGTTGAAATCTCTTATCGTTTCAATGCTCCACGTGAACTTGTGTTTAAGGCATTTACCGAATCAGAACATCTGCAGAACTGGTGGGGCCCAAAAGGTTGGACATTTACTGTTGCTAAATCAGATTTTCGTTCTGGCGGTGTCTTTCATTATAACCAGAAACCTGATGATGGCGACACTATGTGGGTTAAATTTGTGTACAGTGAGATTATTTCTTCAGAGAAAATTGTGTACACCAGTTTCTTTTCTGATGAGAAAGGTGATACTGTCCGTGCTCCCTTTGACGAAAGCTGGCCTATGAAAACTCTGAATACTGTGCTGTTCAGCGAGTACGAAGGGGCAACAACCATTAAAATGATTGTTACACCTGTATCTCCAACTGAGGAAGAAAATCAAGCTTTTGAGGCTTCAAAAGAGATGGTACACACCGGGTTTACTGGAACATTCCATCAATTAACCGAATACCTATCAAAGATATAA
- a CDS encoding VOC family protein, whose translation MAIRAKQIFVNLPVQDLKKSVEFFTKVGFEFDANFTDESATCMIIGENIYAMLLVEERFQSFISKKISNAADTTEVIVALSVDSREQVDVIVQAALDAGAKPYNEPQDHGFMYGWSFQDPDDHLWEVSYMDLSAFPSE comes from the coding sequence GTGGCTATTCGTGCTAAGCAGATTTTTGTCAATTTACCTGTTCAAGATTTGAAGAAATCCGTTGAGTTTTTTACCAAGGTGGGATTTGAGTTTGACGCCAATTTTACGGACGAGTCTGCTACTTGTATGATCATCGGGGAAAATATTTACGCCATGCTTCTGGTGGAGGAACGTTTCCAATCCTTCATCTCGAAAAAAATCTCCAATGCTGCCGATACAACCGAAGTCATCGTTGCCCTGTCTGTAGATAGCCGAGAGCAGGTAGATGTAATTGTACAAGCTGCCCTCGATGCAGGCGCGAAACCATACAACGAACCGCAGGATCACGGATTCATGTATGGATGGAGTTTTCAAGATCCGGATGATCACCTGTGGGAAGTTTCCTATATGGATCTAAGTGCTTTTCCTTCGGAGTAA
- a CDS encoding beta-glucoside-specific PTS transporter subunit IIABC, translated as MDHKKMGDDIVRLVGGEANINGLVHCATRLRFDLKDSKKAERETLEKHDGIITVVESGGQFQVVIGSNVAHVYAEIMKNRDFGGDSSSSAESTGEKTSLLSKVFEIISGSFSPLIPAMAGSGMLKALLTVLTMFGWMSDTSDTYLILSAAGNAVFYFLPIFLGITLGMKLKANPYVAGVIGAALMEPSFTGLMDKGSDVSFLGIPVVMMNYSASVFPIFISISIYAVLDKLLKKIILKDLQLFLVPMIALMIMVPLSAMAFGPFGTTVGDWISSGVTWLIGVSGILSGVVLGGFMTFMVVFGLHWGFTPITIQNIGVGGDPIEAMAAAAVFAQIGVAFGIFLKAKKNKTLRTLAGSTSLTGLLAGVTEPIVYGLILRYKRVIPIVVIAGAIGGAINGHFGVKMTAYVFHNIFAIPVYTPTVVYVIAIACSFAVAAVLTVMFGYESKTKDTASEKNESVSSTSAESTPAELPVVPETKTTEIKKELIYSPLTGKAVALSTINDPAFSTGAMGKGLAIVPEIGEVVAPVDGVVTSLFPTGHAIGLTTNAGTEILIHIGINTVALKGKHFSPVVQEGDIVRQGDLLIQFDIDKIMEAGYETVTPVMVTLTQQEVDVFETTQEQVQKNDVLLTLVV; from the coding sequence ATGGATCATAAAAAAATGGGGGATGACATCGTTCGTCTCGTCGGCGGAGAAGCCAATATCAATGGTCTTGTCCACTGTGCGACCCGGCTGAGATTCGACCTGAAAGATTCGAAAAAGGCCGAACGCGAAACGCTTGAAAAACACGATGGTATTATTACCGTTGTTGAAAGCGGCGGCCAGTTCCAGGTGGTCATCGGTAGTAACGTGGCTCATGTATATGCGGAGATTATGAAAAACCGGGATTTCGGAGGAGATTCCTCTTCATCGGCTGAGTCTACAGGGGAAAAAACCTCGCTATTATCCAAAGTTTTTGAAATTATATCCGGAAGTTTCTCGCCATTAATCCCGGCTATGGCAGGATCAGGCATGCTAAAAGCTTTGCTGACTGTCCTGACCATGTTCGGATGGATGTCGGATACAAGTGACACATACTTGATTTTATCCGCTGCCGGCAACGCTGTATTTTATTTCTTGCCCATTTTCCTTGGCATCACACTGGGTATGAAGCTGAAAGCCAATCCTTATGTAGCAGGTGTAATTGGTGCCGCTCTGATGGAACCGAGCTTCACGGGGCTCATGGATAAAGGCTCGGATGTCTCATTCCTGGGTATACCGGTTGTCATGATGAATTATTCAGCCAGCGTATTCCCAATCTTCATATCCATTAGTATCTACGCTGTTCTGGATAAGTTACTCAAAAAAATCATTTTGAAAGACCTGCAATTGTTCCTTGTACCGATGATTGCTTTGATGATTATGGTTCCGCTGTCCGCAATGGCCTTCGGACCATTCGGCACCACAGTAGGTGACTGGATCTCCTCCGGCGTAACTTGGCTCATTGGTGTCAGCGGTATATTATCAGGGGTTGTACTGGGTGGATTCATGACCTTCATGGTTGTCTTTGGACTCCACTGGGGCTTCACTCCAATTACGATACAGAATATCGGGGTTGGCGGCGATCCGATTGAAGCCATGGCTGCTGCAGCTGTATTTGCACAAATCGGTGTAGCTTTCGGTATTTTCCTAAAAGCCAAAAAGAACAAAACCCTGCGCACTCTTGCTGGTTCAACCAGCCTTACAGGTTTACTTGCAGGAGTCACTGAACCAATTGTATACGGTTTGATCCTGCGTTATAAACGTGTGATTCCTATCGTGGTTATCGCAGGTGCGATCGGCGGTGCCATCAATGGTCACTTTGGTGTTAAAATGACTGCTTATGTGTTCCACAATATATTTGCCATTCCCGTCTATACACCAACGGTTGTCTACGTAATTGCGATTGCCTGCTCCTTTGCGGTAGCAGCAGTACTAACGGTGATGTTTGGTTATGAAAGCAAAACGAAAGACACAGCTTCCGAGAAAAATGAATCTGTCTCCAGCACATCGGCTGAAAGTACACCAGCAGAACTTCCTGTCGTACCTGAAACTAAAACAACGGAGATCAAGAAAGAACTAATTTATAGCCCACTTACAGGCAAAGCCGTAGCACTGAGTACCATTAACGACCCAGCCTTTTCAACTGGTGCTATGGGCAAAGGTTTGGCGATTGTCCCTGAGATTGGTGAAGTTGTCGCTCCGGTAGACGGTGTTGTCACCTCCCTCTTCCCGACTGGACATGCCATTGGATTAACCACCAACGCAGGAACGGAAATTCTGATTCATATTGGCATCAACACAGTAGCACTGAAAGGAAAACACTTCTCTCCTGTCGTTCAGGAAGGTGATATTGTCAGACAGGGCGATCTGTTGATCCAGTTTGACATCGATAAGATCATGGAAGCCGGATACGAAACCGTAACCCCTGTCATGGTTACTCTTACGCAGCAAGAAGTGGATGTGTTCGAAACAACTCAAGAACAGGTACAGAAAAATGATGTCCTGCTGACTCTCGTTGTCTGA
- a CDS encoding TetR/AcrR family transcriptional regulator, which translates to MNKKQLQTEQTKKKLADASKALFVQKGYKATSIEDIVAATGSSKGNIYYHFKSKEGLFLYLIDEWDREWEENWAAKEHLYRTSTEKIYGLAEQLVLDDMNHPLTKAADEFFTGEKKENDIEERISLMFERHIQFNKQMIEQGIESGEFKADNVDHLALILESTIIGLSQMSRGMEPDQALALYRQAASVFLHGIAKDKA; encoded by the coding sequence ATGAATAAAAAGCAACTTCAAACCGAGCAGACCAAGAAAAAACTTGCGGATGCTTCGAAAGCCCTTTTTGTACAAAAAGGTTATAAAGCAACGTCTATTGAGGATATTGTAGCTGCGACGGGCAGTAGCAAAGGCAATATATATTACCATTTTAAAAGTAAAGAAGGCCTGTTCCTTTATCTAATCGATGAGTGGGACCGGGAGTGGGAAGAGAATTGGGCGGCCAAAGAACATCTCTATCGCACCTCCACGGAGAAGATTTATGGTTTGGCGGAACAATTAGTTCTGGACGATATGAATCACCCGCTGACGAAGGCAGCTGATGAGTTCTTCACAGGGGAAAAGAAAGAAAATGATATTGAGGAGCGGATCTCCTTAATGTTTGAGCGGCATATTCAATTTAATAAACAAATGATAGAACAAGGCATTGAGAGCGGTGAGTTCAAAGCAGACAATGTAGATCATCTCGCACTGATTTTGGAAAGTACCATTATTGGTCTTAGTCAGATGTCACGGGGGATGGAGCCTGATCAGGCTCTTGCGTTATACCGACAGGCTGCCAGTGTATTCTTACATGGGATTGCAAAAGATAAAGCTTAA
- a CDS encoding DUF3934 family protein, with protein MSNAKGKGGTGRGTGKKGWNRWQAAANRAKSAPKPYKSKGTKKKDDTETSSGKPE; from the coding sequence ATGAGCAATGCAAAGGGAAAAGGCGGCACCGGCCGTGGTACAGGTAAAAAAGGCTGGAACCGTTGGCAAGCCGCTGCTAACCGGGCAAAAAGTGCCCCGAAGCCTTATAAAAGTAAAGGTACAAAGAAGAAGGACGATACCGAAACTTCAAGTGGCAAGCCCGAGTAA